A section of the Apostichopus japonicus isolate 1M-3 chromosome 1, ASM3797524v1, whole genome shotgun sequence genome encodes:
- the LOC139970446 gene encoding organic cation transporter-like protein isoform X2 produces MELDEALEAAKPLGRTQLMILLASMLMNMESGFSVLSNVFLAKTPPYHCANHSGFSLEESVPFIDGSYSTCEVYSDPVHSNDTQPCNMWYFDTEKAGKSVVSDWDLVCARDFLPGVGQSLILAGFAVGSILGGPVADKYGKKPTLLISLVIFNAVGLSVSLSQGFIAFGILRFLMGTIFKAVRIPLINLMFEYLVPRYRSLVGILPFIMGSVGLVIMSGIAYLVRDWRYLNIVLMTPTLSMMIFSWLLPESIRWSLSRGYIKKAEETMQKVAAFNKAKDFPLVVFDDQHPKQEGNSSENVSDDESQENCKSKSLEGFRFIAQLFQPPTLTVSLVLSWAWLTCTLVYFGFALTTGSLAGDPYLNFCLSSLVDIPAALVSLFLIKKIGSLVPLIAGLVLAAVLMILIIILPFAIDKDVLSGLLTTLALMGRFSITLAIPPMFLLMSDLFPTPIRNSGTSLVQLIGNIGSLSAPLVIYMNKFFANLAFLVMVLCALLAAGLALLLPDTLNTKQLETVDDLKVLFATKTIFSRRKNEKEDAETDSSSFDKHDTTEMRESCADEGYV; encoded by the exons atggaGTTAGACGAAGCTTTGGAGGCCGCTAAGCCTCTAGGTAGGACACAACTTATGATTTTATTAGCATCTATGTTAATGAATATGGAGAGTGGATTCTCAGTTTTGAGTAATGTTTTTCTGGCCAAGACACCGCCATATCATTGCGCAAACCATTCCGGTTTTTCCCTGGAAGAGAGTGTTCCATTCATAGATGGTTCTTATTCAACCTGTGAGGTTTATTCCGATCCTGTCCATAGCAACGACACACAACCATGCAATATGTGGTACTTTGATACAGAAAAGGCGGGAAAATCTGTTGTATCAGAT TGGGACCTTGTCTGTGCCCGGGATTTCCTACCAGGAGTCGGTCAGTCTTTAATACTTGCCGGATTTGCAGTGGGATCTATTCTCGGAGGACCAGTTGCTGACAAATATGGAAAGAAACCAACGCTATTGATATCTTTGGTGATTTTCAACGCGGTGGGACTTTCAGTTTCATTATCTCAAGGTTTCATCGCATTTGGTATTCTTCGATTCCTAATGGGAACAATATTTAAG GCAGTTCGAATACCTCTTATAAACCTGATGTTTGAATATTTGGTTCCTCGATACCGTTCCTTGGTGGGAATATTACCATTCATTATGGGATCTGTAGGATTGGTCATTATGTCAGGAATTGCTTATCTGGTCAGAGATTGGAGATACCTAAACATAGTCTTGATGACACCGACTCTCTCGATGATGATATTTTCATG GCTTTTACCAGAATCGATCCGTTGGTCTCTGTCTCGAGGGTACATTAAAAAAGCCGAAGAAACGATGCAGAAGGTGGCGGCGTTCAACAAAGCTAAAGATTTTCCATTGGTCGTGTTTGATGATCAACATCCAAAACAAGAAGGCAACTCGTCAGAAAATGTCAGTGATGACGAATCCCAAGAGAACTGCAAAAGCAAGTCCTTAGAAGGGTTTCGTTTCATTGCTCAACTTTTTCAACCCCCAACATTGACTGTATCATTAGTTCTCAGTTGGGCATG GCTCACCTGCACACTAGTGTACTTCGGATTTGCATTGACCACCGGATCACTGGCTGGAGATCCGTACCTTAATTTCTGTCTGAGCAGCCTGGTAGATATTCCTGCTGCTTTGGTCTCTCTGTTTCTTATTAAAAA AATCGGAAGTTTGGTCCCTCTCATCGCTGGTTTGGTATTAGCAGCTGTTTTAATGATTCTGATTATTATACTGCCATTTGCAA TTGACAAAGATGTACTTAGTGGACTGCTGACCACCCTTGCGTTGATGGGTAGATTCAGCATAACGTTGGCTATTCCGCCAATGTTCTTACTCATGAGTGATCTTTTCCCAACACCGATCAG AAACTCTGGTACCTCTCTTGTTCAGCTCATTGGTAACATTGGTAGTTTATCAGCGCCGTTGGTTATCTACATG AATAAGTTCTTTGCCAATCTGGCCTTTCTGGTAATGGTGCTTTGTGCGTTGTTAGCTGCTGGACTTGCCCTTCTCCTACCAGACACACTGAACACCAAGCAATTAGAAACGGTGGATGATTTGAAGGTACTGTTTGCGACCAAAACAATTTTCAGCAGGAGGAAAAACGAAAAAGAGGATGCTGAAACTGATTCGTCCTCCTTCGATAAGCATGACACTACAGAGATGAGAGAAAGTTGCGCAGATGAAGGATACGTTTAA
- the LOC139970446 gene encoding organic cation transporter-like protein isoform X3, producing the protein MRSIPTAQCTDDTAMDISGPAKDNKWDLVCARDFLPGVGQSLILAGFAVGSILGGPVADKYGKKPTLLISLVIFNAVGLSVSLSQGFIAFGILRFLMGTIFKAVRIPLINLMFEYLVPRYRSLVGILPFIMGSVGLVIMSGIAYLVRDWRYLNIVLMTPTLSMMIFSWLLPESIRWSLSRGYIKKAEETMQKVAAFNKAKDFPLVVFDDQHPKQEGNSSENVSDDESQENCKSKSLEGFRFIAQLFQPPTLTVSLVLSWAWLTCTLVYFGFALTTGSLAGDPYLNFCLSSLVDIPAALVSLFLIKKIGSLVPLIAGLVLAAVLMILIIILPFAIVDKDVLSGLLTTLALMGRFSITLAIPPMFLLMSDLFPTPIRNSGTSLVQLIGNIGSLSAPLVIYMNKFFANLAFLVMVLCALLAAGLALLLPDTLNTKQLETVDDLKVLFATKTIFSRRKNEKEDAETDSSSFDKHDTTEMRESCADEGYV; encoded by the exons atgcggtcaatacccacagcacagtgtacagacgatacagcgatggacatctcaggtccagctaaagataacaag TGGGACCTTGTCTGTGCCCGGGATTTCCTACCAGGAGTCGGTCAGTCTTTAATACTTGCCGGATTTGCAGTGGGATCTATTCTCGGAGGACCAGTTGCTGACAAATATGGAAAGAAACCAACGCTATTGATATCTTTGGTGATTTTCAACGCGGTGGGACTTTCAGTTTCATTATCTCAAGGTTTCATCGCATTTGGTATTCTTCGATTCCTAATGGGAACAATATTTAAG GCAGTTCGAATACCTCTTATAAACCTGATGTTTGAATATTTGGTTCCTCGATACCGTTCCTTGGTGGGAATATTACCATTCATTATGGGATCTGTAGGATTGGTCATTATGTCAGGAATTGCTTATCTGGTCAGAGATTGGAGATACCTAAACATAGTCTTGATGACACCGACTCTCTCGATGATGATATTTTCATG GCTTTTACCAGAATCGATCCGTTGGTCTCTGTCTCGAGGGTACATTAAAAAAGCCGAAGAAACGATGCAGAAGGTGGCGGCGTTCAACAAAGCTAAAGATTTTCCATTGGTCGTGTTTGATGATCAACATCCAAAACAAGAAGGCAACTCGTCAGAAAATGTCAGTGATGACGAATCCCAAGAGAACTGCAAAAGCAAGTCCTTAGAAGGGTTTCGTTTCATTGCTCAACTTTTTCAACCCCCAACATTGACTGTATCATTAGTTCTCAGTTGGGCATG GCTCACCTGCACACTAGTGTACTTCGGATTTGCATTGACCACCGGATCACTGGCTGGAGATCCGTACCTTAATTTCTGTCTGAGCAGCCTGGTAGATATTCCTGCTGCTTTGGTCTCTCTGTTTCTTATTAAAAA AATCGGAAGTTTGGTCCCTCTCATCGCTGGTTTGGTATTAGCAGCTGTTTTAATGATTCTGATTATTATACTGCCATTTGCAATTG TTGACAAAGATGTACTTAGTGGACTGCTGACCACCCTTGCGTTGATGGGTAGATTCAGCATAACGTTGGCTATTCCGCCAATGTTCTTACTCATGAGTGATCTTTTCCCAACACCGATCAG AAACTCTGGTACCTCTCTTGTTCAGCTCATTGGTAACATTGGTAGTTTATCAGCGCCGTTGGTTATCTACATG AATAAGTTCTTTGCCAATCTGGCCTTTCTGGTAATGGTGCTTTGTGCGTTGTTAGCTGCTGGACTTGCCCTTCTCCTACCAGACACACTGAACACCAAGCAATTAGAAACGGTGGATGATTTGAAGGTACTGTTTGCGACCAAAACAATTTTCAGCAGGAGGAAAAACGAAAAAGAGGATGCTGAAACTGATTCGTCCTCCTTCGATAAGCATGACACTACAGAGATGAGAGAAAGTTGCGCAGATGAAGGATACGTTTAA
- the LOC139970446 gene encoding organic cation transporter-like protein isoform X1 — protein MELDEALEAAKPLGRTQLMILLASMLMNMESGFSVLSNVFLAKTPPYHCANHSGFSLEESVPFIDGSYSTCEVYSDPVHSNDTQPCNMWYFDTEKAGKSVVSDWDLVCARDFLPGVGQSLILAGFAVGSILGGPVADKYGKKPTLLISLVIFNAVGLSVSLSQGFIAFGILRFLMGTIFKAVRIPLINLMFEYLVPRYRSLVGILPFIMGSVGLVIMSGIAYLVRDWRYLNIVLMTPTLSMMIFSWLLPESIRWSLSRGYIKKAEETMQKVAAFNKAKDFPLVVFDDQHPKQEGNSSENVSDDESQENCKSKSLEGFRFIAQLFQPPTLTVSLVLSWAWLTCTLVYFGFALTTGSLAGDPYLNFCLSSLVDIPAALVSLFLIKKIGSLVPLIAGLVLAAVLMILIIILPFAIVDKDVLSGLLTTLALMGRFSITLAIPPMFLLMSDLFPTPIRNSGTSLVQLIGNIGSLSAPLVIYMNKFFANLAFLVMVLCALLAAGLALLLPDTLNTKQLETVDDLKVLFATKTIFSRRKNEKEDAETDSSSFDKHDTTEMRESCADEGYV, from the exons atggaGTTAGACGAAGCTTTGGAGGCCGCTAAGCCTCTAGGTAGGACACAACTTATGATTTTATTAGCATCTATGTTAATGAATATGGAGAGTGGATTCTCAGTTTTGAGTAATGTTTTTCTGGCCAAGACACCGCCATATCATTGCGCAAACCATTCCGGTTTTTCCCTGGAAGAGAGTGTTCCATTCATAGATGGTTCTTATTCAACCTGTGAGGTTTATTCCGATCCTGTCCATAGCAACGACACACAACCATGCAATATGTGGTACTTTGATACAGAAAAGGCGGGAAAATCTGTTGTATCAGAT TGGGACCTTGTCTGTGCCCGGGATTTCCTACCAGGAGTCGGTCAGTCTTTAATACTTGCCGGATTTGCAGTGGGATCTATTCTCGGAGGACCAGTTGCTGACAAATATGGAAAGAAACCAACGCTATTGATATCTTTGGTGATTTTCAACGCGGTGGGACTTTCAGTTTCATTATCTCAAGGTTTCATCGCATTTGGTATTCTTCGATTCCTAATGGGAACAATATTTAAG GCAGTTCGAATACCTCTTATAAACCTGATGTTTGAATATTTGGTTCCTCGATACCGTTCCTTGGTGGGAATATTACCATTCATTATGGGATCTGTAGGATTGGTCATTATGTCAGGAATTGCTTATCTGGTCAGAGATTGGAGATACCTAAACATAGTCTTGATGACACCGACTCTCTCGATGATGATATTTTCATG GCTTTTACCAGAATCGATCCGTTGGTCTCTGTCTCGAGGGTACATTAAAAAAGCCGAAGAAACGATGCAGAAGGTGGCGGCGTTCAACAAAGCTAAAGATTTTCCATTGGTCGTGTTTGATGATCAACATCCAAAACAAGAAGGCAACTCGTCAGAAAATGTCAGTGATGACGAATCCCAAGAGAACTGCAAAAGCAAGTCCTTAGAAGGGTTTCGTTTCATTGCTCAACTTTTTCAACCCCCAACATTGACTGTATCATTAGTTCTCAGTTGGGCATG GCTCACCTGCACACTAGTGTACTTCGGATTTGCATTGACCACCGGATCACTGGCTGGAGATCCGTACCTTAATTTCTGTCTGAGCAGCCTGGTAGATATTCCTGCTGCTTTGGTCTCTCTGTTTCTTATTAAAAA AATCGGAAGTTTGGTCCCTCTCATCGCTGGTTTGGTATTAGCAGCTGTTTTAATGATTCTGATTATTATACTGCCATTTGCAATTG TTGACAAAGATGTACTTAGTGGACTGCTGACCACCCTTGCGTTGATGGGTAGATTCAGCATAACGTTGGCTATTCCGCCAATGTTCTTACTCATGAGTGATCTTTTCCCAACACCGATCAG AAACTCTGGTACCTCTCTTGTTCAGCTCATTGGTAACATTGGTAGTTTATCAGCGCCGTTGGTTATCTACATG AATAAGTTCTTTGCCAATCTGGCCTTTCTGGTAATGGTGCTTTGTGCGTTGTTAGCTGCTGGACTTGCCCTTCTCCTACCAGACACACTGAACACCAAGCAATTAGAAACGGTGGATGATTTGAAGGTACTGTTTGCGACCAAAACAATTTTCAGCAGGAGGAAAAACGAAAAAGAGGATGCTGAAACTGATTCGTCCTCCTTCGATAAGCATGACACTACAGAGATGAGAGAAAGTTGCGCAGATGAAGGATACGTTTAA
- the LOC139970429 gene encoding calcium-activated chloride channel regulator 1-like isoform X1 translates to MAALHIVLAFVLAFIFRLPITASVIQPEFPQAETESQIRLSADRGYRNVLIAIGESVSEDRNLIDRIQDIFSDFSSVLYSVTNEYDDFGVFLQEVQILIPDSWSDDPSYEESAGHSFSASDIRIDRSTFERSNNINQPYTHKATACGSPGRYIRLTPEYITDDAAARPYGDRSKNLVHEWAHFRWGVFDEYPLQGDDHFYAAGNGEFEATKCVAAIPGQMRTPDGKECTELPDGAPDQDCRFFDSDDESESYEGSLMYKQFLPEMRRFCDKPENTFWNPAVTHNAEAPNQQNKQCAARSIWEVLRSHSDFPDDVPNNAPSVNGLPQVNVAPTFRLLKRRVTRSPIIIVLDTSGSMGTNQRLHILRQASYNLITRVLNDDQVFGIVSFSDTARVVVSPSTVGTDRQALTRTLPTRAAGGTSIGSGVLLAIEEIKTNIQDAGTQIIVLTDGDENTQPFLSSVQTSELAGITAHTIAISQQADNILEDLANRTSGRTFEHRDQSAALFNIFTRLAVQDDSGTIEILSEPFNLTNITRRFSLDSRSGGEMTILIGFPMGNLPNNYVTVITPNGDVINDTMNVFQSVPDFDLIQIDSKVIVGEWQIRVQPNTIVGELGTMHVETTRSSTFETLPIEIDAEWALPSVEPSEIQTLQVTVNQGYTPISNAVVKVSVSVPHGPPVPLQVWDDGVGADVRPNDGVYSGFFTQFKGDGRYSMQVSVVGVDGITKLMQGSFVGQGPAAADPALIQETAPIEVNTGSFERSLEGNLFRCTGTDQCSGTTDMYAPYRISDLRGYTSVENVTAVLTFTAPGDDLLFGTASYYELHIAKNITHLLRQFNETEVLQYIPFEDITNETMPPYVISGNLSAPLPARSMEIFYVKLPEKGGDFNYIFSVVAVDDVGRRSQPSNFATVTADVEIEEIVPFPLPLIVGTLLPLLFLLLLLFLLLFFLKKRSKKGNDTESMVHEIDAGETVPTAPVYNAYTSKQGAQTDSGTVKHHAKITMTSELAKRQQMTQKTTADIRGQAQFTTSEKHDSNVVANGGNYDRDQPSKAYVFVGGTTHTDANKNYASNFVASSITRPEDVRNATKYNDQPYEMNYPMVRGQTNKENTKIAEKVYYTPSASFGAIDNPAFEQDDMTHMTQGLQDRPVPMPEGPPPRLPRQTKDDETHSVPAYRPASQEDSDDDANDYEFVANPNSLSGQAMDMMNVGHQQVSENKAPSGLEKSLNFKDELSKAISGSKINAAVVGIPPLEARGNNNQQKPLNTLPMLPPKPAIRPRQTDSENLEDRLYDEAPKSGDLPQRADSDSDSDDYEPVVDPNSLTPIGLAYGSYD, encoded by the exons ATGGCAGCTCTACATATAGTTCTGGCGTTTGTTTTGGCGTTTATCTTTAGGTTGCCGATTACTGCTTCTGTAATACAACCAGAGTTTCCACAAGCTGAGACCGAGTCTCAAATACGATTAAGCGCAGACAGGGGATATCGTAACGTTTTAATCGCCATAGGGGAGTCAGTTTCTGAAGATAGAAACCTTATTGATCGAATTCAAGACATTTTCTCAGATTTTTCATCGGTTCTATACAGTGTTACAAA TGAATACGACGATTTCGGTGTCTTTTTACAAGAGGTTCAAATTCTCATCCCCGATTCTTGGAGTGATGACCCCAGTTATGAGGAGAGCGCAGGACATTCATTTTCGGCCAGTGATATCCGCATTGATCGATCTACTTTTGAGCGCTCAAACAACATCAATCAGCCCTACACCCACAAGGCTACTGCTTGCGGATCTCCTGGCCGTTATATTCGTCTGACACCGGAGTACATTACCGATGATGCCGCAGCAAGACCGTATGGAGACCGCAGTAAG aaTCTCGTCCACGAATGGGCTCACTTCAGATGGGGAGTTTTTGATGAGTATCCCCTGCAAGGGGATGATCACTTCTACGCCGCCGGTAATGGTGAATTTGAGGCGACAAAGTGTGTCGCTGCTATACCAG GACAAATGCGTACCCCAGATGGTAAAGAGTGTACTGAATTACCTGACGGTGCTCCCGACCAAGACTGTCGATTCTTTGACTCCGATGATGAAAGTGAAAGCTACGAAGGATCCTTGATGTACAAGCAGTTCTTACCAGAG ATGCGCAGATTTTGCGATAAGCCTGAAAATACGTTTTGGAACCCAGCCGTAACTCACAACGCCGAAGCTCCAAACCAACAGAACAAACAATGCGCCGCGAGGAGCATTTGGGAG GTCCTTCGAAGTCATAGCGATTTTCCCGATGATGTGCCAAATAACGCACCTTCTGTTAACGGGCTTCCTCAAGTCAACGTTGCACCAACATTTCGTCTCTTGAAACGTAGAGTAACGCGCTCTCCTATTATAATTGTGCTGGATACATCTGGTAGCATGGGTACCAATCAAAGATTGCATATATTGCGACAG GCATCTTATAACCTCATAACGCGTGTACTGAACGATGACCAGGTATTTGGTATTGTAAGTTTTTCTGATACTGCAAGGGTTGTGGTGTCTCCCTCCACGGTTGGTACGGACAGGCAGGCCTTAACCCGAACATTACCGACTAGAGCAGCAGGCGGTACCTCGATTGGATCAG GTGTTTTGTTGGCTATTgaggaaataaaaacaaacatacaagaCGCAGGGACTCAAATTATTGTTCTGACTGATGGGGACGAAAATACACAACCTTTTCTTTCCAGTGTTCAAACCTCTGAG cTTGCTGGAATAACTGCCCACACGATTGCCATTAGTCAACAAGCAGATAATATTTTAGAGGATCTGGCCAATCGCACGAGCGGACGGACATTTGAACACAGGGACCAATCGGCAGCACTTTTCAACATCTTCACTAGACTCGCTGTTCAAGATG ATTCTGGAACAATCGAGATATTGAGCGAACCTTTTAATTTGACGAACATAACCAGACGATTTTCTCTGGATTCTCGTTCAGGAGGTGAAATGACTATTTTAATAGGGTTtccaatgggaaatctgccaaATAACTACGTGACAGTCATAACACCGAATGGTGACGTCATAAATGATACTATGAATGTCTTCCAATCAGTTcctgattttgatttgatacaGATTGATTCCAAAGTGATC GTAGGAGAATGGCAAATTCGAGTTCAACCGAACACTATTGTCGGTGAGCTGGGGACCATGCATGTGGAGACAACACGCTCATCTACGTTCGAGACCCTTCCAATTGAAATAGACGCAGAGTGGGCGTTACCAAGTGTGGAACCAAGTGAAATACAGACACTCCAAGTAACCGTTAATCAAG GATACACACCAATAAGCAACGCTGTTGTAAAGGTCTCGGTGTCGGTTCCCCATGGTCCACCTGTACCTTTACAAGTTTGGGATGACGGTGTTGGCGCTGACGTCCGCCCAAATGACGGTGTTTATTCAGGTTTCTTTACCCAGTTCAAAGGCGATGGTCGTTACAGCATGCAG GTTTCAGTTGTCGGTGTGGATGGAATAACAAAGTTGATGCAGGGAAGCTTTGTTGGACAAGGACCAGCGGCTGCCGACCCGGCACTGATACAAGAAACAGCTCCCATAGAGGTCAACACTGGCTCGTTCGAACGAAGTCTTGAAGGAAATTTATTCAGATGTACTGGAACTGATCAATGCAGTG GGACAACTGATATGTACGCCCCGTATAGGATAAGCGACTTGCGAGGTTACACGTCTGTTGAAAATGTCACAGCTGTGTTGACATTCACCGCTCCCGGAGACGATCTCTTGTTTGGAACAG CATCGTATTATGAGTTGCATATCGCAAAGAACATTACTCACCTGTTGCGTCAGTTTAATGAGACAGAGGTCCTGCAGTACATACCTTTTGAAGACATCACTAATGAAACGATGCCGCCCTACGTCATTTCCGGAAATCTATCTGCACCACTTCCTGCTAGATCAATGGAAATATTCTACGTAAAGCTGCCTGAAAAAG GTGGAGACTTTAATTACATTTTCAGTGTTGTCGCAGTGGATGATGTGGGCCGACGAAGTCAACCGTCAAACTTTGCAACAGTTACCGCTGATGTGGAAATTGAAGAAATAGTACCATTCCCTTTACCTCTTATTGTAGGAACACTACTCCCCTTGTTATTTCTGCTTTTACTTCTCTTTCTGCTTCTCTTCTTCCTGAAGAAAAGATCAAAGAAGGGAAACGATACAGAAAGTATGGTTCATGAAATTGACGCAGGTGAAACTGTGCCTACAGCTCCGGTATACAATGCATATACAAGTAAGCAAGGTGCGCAAACCGACAGTGGCACCGTAAAACACCATGCTAAGATAACAATGACATCTGAGCTAGCTAAGCGTCAGCAAATGACACAAAAGACTACCGCCGATATCAGAGGACAAGCTCAATTTACTACAAGTGAGAAGCATGACAGTAACGTTGTGGCTAATGGAGGAAACTATGACAGGGACCAACCCAGCAAAGCATACGTCTTTGTAGGTGGAACGACGCACACCGATGCCAACAAGAATTACGCTTCCAATTTTGTTGCGTCATCCATAACAAGACCAGAAGACGTCCGAAATGCCACCAAGTACAATGATCAGCCATATGAAATGAATTATCCTATGGTAAGGGGTCAAACAAATAAGGAGAATACTAAGATCGCGGAAAAGGTTTATTATACTCCATCAGCCTCTTTTGGTGCAATAGACAATCCTGCTTTTGAGCAAGACGACATGACACACATGACCCAAGGTCTTCAAGACCGACCTGTTCCTATGCCGGAAGGTCCTCCGCCACGACTTCCACGGCAGACTAAAGATGATGAAACCCACTCCGTACCTGCATATAGACCTGCATCGCAAGAGGATTCGGACGATGACGCAAACGACTACGAGTTCGTCGCCAATCCCAACAGCCTAAGTGGTCAGGCCATGGATATGATGAATGTTGGACATCAACAAGTATCAGAGAATAAGGCACCGTCTGGTCTTGAAAAATCACTCAATTTTAAGGATGAACTTTCGAAAGCAATTAGTGGATCTAAAATAAATGCAGCTGTGGTTGGAATACCGCCTCTTGAAGCGCGTGGTAACAATAACCAGCAAAAGCCTTTGAACACGCTTCCAATGCTGCCTCCTAAGCCGGCAATCCGACCGAGGCAAACAGACTCTGAAAATCTTGAGGACAGACTCTATGATGAGGCTCCAAAATCCGGAGATTTGCCACAGAGGGCAGATAGTGACAGTGACAGTGACGATTACGAGCCTGTCGTTGATCCAAATAGCTTAACCCCCATAGGATTAGCGTATGGTTCATACGATTAG